The Phragmites australis chromosome 1, lpPhrAust1.1, whole genome shotgun sequence genomic interval CCCCTTTCCCCTCTAAGGACCCGTTCACCCATTTGAACTTCTTGTGCCTGTGGTGTGATGTGGCCTTGTAGATCAGTCTGACGGAGTGCAAATTTTGATTTTTACAAGATCATTGTTTTTGCCAGGTTGGTACTAGAGCATGCATATGGTGACCATCTTAGCTGGTGCATGTACTCACTCACAGCTGTTTGGATTAGAAGACCTGCAAATCATTTtagaattgtttttttttttaccttactGAATACTGATACCGGAGCTTGTACAACCGTTAATTTTGGGAGATTGACTGGATGGATGAGTTTTCTTCCAAAAATTTGTGACGCGTACTGATAATTGAGCTTCTTGAATCCGTTGTGTGCCAAGGTCCACTGGTCGCTGGATATTACGAAATTTAATTGTTAGATATTTCCTTCATTTGCATGCATTGCTGTGTTCACCAATTATTGCCACCTTCACATGCATAGCAAAATTATCTACAAGAAATGAATAAAGAATACAATTCCCAGAGATCCAAGCTAGGTGTCTTTGTATCCTTCTTTGCACTTCTTGAAAATTGCAGTTAACATCAGAATGTACTACTAGATTATTCCTATGGTAATCAGTGGCGCATTCAGCCAGGCAAAGCAGGTAGGGCAAACTTGAAGACAagattaaagaaaaatatcttaaTTAAGATAATAATTAAGCGAATCGAATAAGTCCAAACCGTGTGTAGAAAGCCCTGCCCTCGAACTCTAGCAATGTCCAAACCGTGTGTAGAAAGCAACTCAAACAAAGCTCCTTTCAATACATCTGATATTGTTTCTGTGACATACTTAAGACCCAAAAATCTTTCCATAACCTTTCCTTCCTTGTTCACGAACCTGCACAACACCACAAACAATTACTACAACATCATATACCTCACAATATCACAATTCAACACATAAATAAGAGCACTAACCTTACACTCACGGCCATCTGCTACTTGATTGATATATCGCAAGATTCATCGATAAGAATAGAGAAAAAACCATCACCAATatctttttttatctctttggtTATCTCCTATGCACTACTCTTTGCAAGGTCCTTTTGAACTGATGGTGCAAACATACGAACATTTTTAGGACACAACTCCTCAAATGCAATCCTCACTTcctagtttcttttttttaactaatCAATCATCTCAAGAAAATTGCCCTTGTTCGATGAATAAGAAGATTCATCATGTCTATAGAATGCATGACCTTGCATTAGGAGATAGCTTGCACAATCTAAAGATGCAGTCAAACGGATTTCATATTTGGCTTCTGATTCCTTGCTATGACACACTagccttttgatttttgaaatccGTCAACTTCACATGTAGCTGCCCAGAAGTCATCGAAAACTAAGGGTAAAATTCAGAAGAAATTGTTTGGTATAAAAAGGAAGGCTCTTGCATTTAGATGGGAAGGGAAAAACAAGAAAGCTGAGGAGGAACTGGAGAAGACGAAGGTCTTGGAGCAGCAACTGGTAGAAATTGAAGAATCAAGTAACTTTGCTGCTAGCCAAAGTCATTAGTACTGCTGGACATCAGATTAGGGAAAATAAACCTGATGTTCAGCAAGTCCCTGGTGTTGGTGCTAGTGTACTCCCATCATCAGTAATCAATACAATGAAGAGGGATGTTTTGTTGCCAGTGCATGCAAATGAATCTGGTGTATCGTTGGGTACACTAAGTAGTTCTCCTAGCAAACCGTAGACTGAGACAATCGTTTCTAAACAAGGTCATGCAGCGAAAGGAAGTAGTGATGGAACGCCCTGTTCTTATCGCGGCCAGCTTTTACTGGTACCTTGGGAACTGAAAAGGGATCACATTCATCTTCTGATGTACGTGATCATAAAGAAGCTCAGAAGTAACATGGAGATGATACTCTCAAAGATGAGATTTTACTTCATAAGCGAAAAGCAGTTGCCTttaagagagaagagaagatggcAGAAGCAAGAGAATAGTTGAAACTGGCAAAACTCTTAGAAAAACGTCTTGAAGGTGCTCAACAAAACAAGATGGATGGTGGAGATGACTACTTCATCAGCTCAACTACCCAAATGGCGAAATAGGTCTCTTCCTCAACTCGGTGGTGGACTGATGCTTCTTCGGTTCTTCCTCAGCTTTCAGCTCGGTGAATCACCGAAATCCATGGGGAGGAGGGGGTTCCCGCCGACGGGGAGCTCGGGCGGCCGCCCATGCTCGCCCTAgtggtggatccgcccctgatGGTAATGTCCCCTCGGTCCATCCTCACCTTATGCCTGCATGTGTCCATCTAGGTGTAAGTTGGACCATGTTACGTGCacacaaacattttttttttttactaaattgACTAGTCTCAGTTATCATTCAATTATTGGGTGGATAGGGGTTGACAATAACTGAATAACATCTGGTACTGCAATTTTCAGCTTGAGCCCTGAACTACTGATCTATATGAGGGACAAAACAAATTTGTTGTCGATTCATCTTGGTTGTGCCAGTTTATTCGTGTTCATTGGAttagactctctctctctcttacctACTCCCTCCGTCCATATATCTTGGGCGTATTTCTCTTCTGATTTTGCCTAGAGTCTTAAGTGTGGTTTGCTTCCCTATGCATATTTTGGTGATTTTGGTAcgttgaagtataagtgaatcACTCACATTTTTCCATCAGTTTAGGCTTTTGGGTTAATTAGTTGGTGCATGTAACTCTATATGGTATTAGGATCAGATGTCTCGAGTTCGAGTCTTAGTGACGtaattaaacaaaaaattgcaGCTGACTCATATTTCCACGTCTGAGGCTTGATGGAGCCTCTACATGAGGGGAagtgttgaagtataagtgaattgccTATCTTTCCCTATCAATTTAGGCTTTTAAGTGAATTAGTTGGTACATGCAGCTCAATATGGTTAGTAGTACCCTATTGACTCCCCACACGCCAAAGATCATTAACTATTTGTTGGCCAACGCTGGCTGCATGCGTATATAGTGAACACACCGGCTGCATGTCGTTAAGTACATTGGTTGCAGCGCTGGTCACTAATCTAGTTGGTGCATGCAGCGTCCTTAAGTTAACAGGTGAGATAAAAGAGGTCAATTAACGAATGCATTAAGGGCATACTTAAGGTAGTATGTGGGGGCTTTTTGGTCATTTTCAGAGGTGTATTGGTCTATGTGCTGAAAGAAAACACGCCCAAGATAAATGGACGGAGGGAGTAACACGGGAGAGGTAGTTGCCACATCCTTTTGCGCTTACCTCAAAGATATGATAAGCTTCACTTTCATTTGTTCTCACAACaatattctttttcttgatCTTTTACCCAAATCTGTTTAGTTTACCTTGAGAAGGGGCACTGCTTTGAGTGAACTACTCTACAGTCTCTACTTATCTATCTGGGAGATATGCACACTGTGTCAAACTACATGTATTGTTAATTGCTTTCACATGCCAGCTAAATATGTGTACCACAAATACGAAATAGTCATAATTCATTAGTCTATAGCTGTTGCATCTTTCATAAAAGAAGGTACGTGTGTTCTTTCGTACATCAATGACTTCAATGAGGTAGGGatgtttttctttctatttggtAGGTTAACCTTTCACTACCAGTTTAGACGATGCTAATCCTTTTTCTGGTCCTGCTTTTTTCCCCGAAAATTTAGTTTTGAACTTTTATTGGTTAGCTGATAAGATGGTTTGCATTTTCTTTGTTAAATAATCAATGGTCTGGTCCCTGCATTTTGGAAGGTGAGATGCTCAGTCCTTTTCATCATCCTCTTTAATTAAGTGGAAACAATACTTTTCTATAGATAGGCAGGGAAAGACCTACTTCATTTCCTACATGCTTGCGAGTTGATCTATCGCGGATTAAGCTCATACCGTGCATGGCTTTTCTGCATTCTGTATCTTTTCTTCTGTAAGTTTCCTAGGGATGTTACTGGTTGTGGCTTCTTGTTTAATTTGACTCCAGTATTCTGACAGTTCTCTAGTTGTCACATTGTAAGATCTTTTGTTTCCTAATTTTTACTGCAAAGCCGTAGATCATATATTTGTTTTGGAACTGCAGATTACTCTTCATCATAAGACTAAGACTAATCCATTTGTAGTTTCATATTCTCATTTATGCCTTCTATCAATCATGACCAGGTCTACTTAGAGggatttttcttatttttggtGAGAATGAAGCGCATGCACAGAATGGCAACGAGGAAGTCCCATTCATGGTGGTGGGACAGCCATATTAGCCCGAAAAACAGCAAATGGCTGGCTGAGAATTTAGAAGGTAACGACTCTCCTTGTTTCTTGAACATCAGTATGGACTGAAATAATTCTATGACTTGCAAGGCTTAGCAATCTGCAGGGCCTTGTCCAATGTTCATGTGTGTTGTTTCTGTTTCAGCCTGCAATGTAATTAGACATAGCACAATCTTTTCCAACTACCACCTTTTTCTTGACAAACAGAGATGGATAAGCAAGTTAAAGAGATGCTGAGGCTCATCGAGGATGAAGGTGATTCTTTTGCAAAGAAAGCTGAGATGTATTACCAAAGACGGCCTTCGCTTGTAACTCATGTTGAGAACTTCTATCGCATGTACCGTGCTCTTGCTGAGCGTTATGACAATGTGACTGGGGAATTGCGCAAGAATATTCCATCATCACTGCAGTCCCAAGGCTCTGGTATGTCTGAAACTGATTCGGAGACACAATCTACTTCCCCATCTCCAAAGCCTAACATGGAACAAAAGACACCAAAACAGAAGCGCAAAACAAGATCAGCTGGCTTTGATGTCTTCCTTGGTTCTGGTGGAAGCTCAGACATTTCCAAGAAGGGGAGTGAtggatcatcttcttcttcagatTCGGAATCCGATGTTgacgaagagagagaagaaaatgggAATGGGATTTCTTTCGCACTGAATGAACGGATTATTGAGCTAGAAGAGGAGCTTCAGGAAGCAAAGCAAGAATTCGAGGCACTTAAGGAAAAGAACATGTGTTGCCAATGTGAAAAACTTGAGGAGAGTTTCAAACAAGTTAGCAGTGAAAAGGAAGATTTGGTAGCTGCACTTCTCGCAAACAAGAATGAGGTTGAGGGTCTAAAAGGAGATATGGCCTCAGCAGCTAAGCATTATGAAGCCCAACTAGCGCATCGTGACCATGAGATTGAGAAATGCAAGCAGGAGCTTGAGCAAGTTTCTGAGAAGTATTCCCATGAGAAGTCTACTCTTGAGACTGAAATCAGAAAGCTCCAGGAAGTTGTAAAGAAATTTGAAGGGGACCTAGCAAAAGTGTCACAAGAGAAATTGAAGCTTGAGGCCCAGGTAATGGAGCTTGAACGAGCATCTTACAGCCTAGATGATTCTTCTGCTGAGATTGTGAAGCTACAAGAAATAATCAAGGACCTGCAAACAAGATTGGAAAATGATTCCAATCAGAAGAGAGTGCTTGAGGAACGCACTATGGAGTTTGAGCAAGTTCGTAGTCAGCTGGAGGATTCAAGGGCTGAGGTCAGGAAGCTACAAGCTACAATCAAGAACCTGAAAGATGACCTGGAAAAAGCTCTGCAAGCGAAATCACTGCTTCAGGACTGTGTGAAGGATCTGGAACAGGCAACCAGTGACTTAAATGCCTTAGTTGCTTATAATCAGGAGAAATTCTCTTTGGAGAAGTCCTCTCTTAGTGCTGAGATCCTAAAACTGTCAGAAGTCGAGAATTCTCTTGAAGGCAAGTTGAGATCCACAGAGGCACAGCTTGAGCAACTTCATGCTGAGAATGCTGCATCCCTTGAGAGTGAGAAACAACTATCTGAAGTGAATCAAGCCGTTGCCAATCTTAAGACAAGGCTTGAGCTACTGTCTTCAGAGAAAGCTGCAGTTGATAGCAGGGTGTCCACTTTGCTTATTGATGTCACGACTCGTGATGAAAAGATGAAGGAGATGGACAACCACTTGCATCAGCTGCACCTGGAGAATGTCAATCTGATTAAAGGGGCTGAGGtcggacggaaggccgtgtcgGACCTGCGTGCACGGGTGTGCAAGCTCGAGGAAGAGGTTGAGAGGCAGAAGCTTATGGTCTCTGACAGCGCAGAGGGGAAGCGGGAGGCGATCAGGCAGCTGTGCTTCTCGCTCGAGCACTACCGCCATGGGTACCGGCAGCTCCGGCAGCTCCTGCAGGTCCACAAGAGGCAAATGGTGATGGCAACTTGAGTCAGTGGCTTGCTGGATCCTTCTTCCTGGATGTCCAAAGTCGGTTTGTCGATGTAATGCTAATTGCGAATGTACTGTGAACCTCCAGTTCCccccttctctttcttcttgtaCGTTCTACATAGTTTGAGCAAAATTTGTGCTCTGTACTTACTTAAGCTACCCTATAATGTCCTGAATTATGGATAATCGTGGTATTACTTTTTCTACTCAGAGTGTCCGCTGCCCGCTGACCTGAGCTTGTGGTTTCACATGAATGCTTTCGCTGCTCTTTGAGATGGTGATGAACTGATGTCTACTCGAGccgttttgattaaaaaaaaaagcctcTTCTGTCCTGATATTAGTCTGCCGCTGCATCGATTCATTGGTCTCTACTGGCTGTGCAATTTATTGTGTGCTGTGAACTTTTAACAATGACTGAACGAAAGCTATTTTACACTCTTCAGTGATGACGTGAAGTTGTTAACATTAGAGCGATGATCACCCATCTTCGTTTTTTTCCGCAGGATTTATATTATCTGCTTGTCTGAATTCTGATGTGCTAGACCTATGATTAACAACGAAGAGTACGTCCTTAACACAATTCGTACTTTGCAGGCCTACCAGAATGTCTCAAGCTTATTTCTCCAAGGCATTTTACATTTGTGTCCTTAATACTCAACAGAAACTGTTATATCATACTCATAGCTTCCGCTTCATAAGCAAATTTATAGAATCATGTTCTATGAAAGATCATTTCTCCTGTGATTATACGTATCTACTCACTTTCTCTTCTCTTTAACTCAGTCATTAGATTACGAGATGAATGACATGAATAAGGTCTCACGAGGATCTTTCCAGACAGAGTCTTATAGAATTTACTTTCGCTTCCCAAGTCCCCTACTATTCCACCCTGAAGACAAAGGAAGATGAGGCAAGATAACTGAACTTATACGACTTTTGGATGGCCAAAGGATTCTTCATAATGCAGATTACAGTATGTCAGTATCCTTGGGGATGGACGATCCAAATCATATATTGCCGATCGAAGCAGTTGGTTGGGTCCTCGGAGTGCAGCAGGCAGGCAGTTttggatatatttttgtaaGATGTGAAGTGCTTCAATTAATCATCGACTCTAGCTAAATCGTTAGAAGCGTGAACGTAAACAAAGTCTGACGCATGATCCTGCCAAAGCAAAGGATCATACCACAATGAGCTAGCTCCGAAGGCTGCTAAGGATTCAGCTACCGCATTACAGGAACGAGAAACAAACGAAAGAGAACACATAATACACGCTGTTTATCATGTTTTACACATACTCATGTCTATCATATCAAATATTATAATCCACATTTTATAAATCAAACTCTAATATCAATTGTAGGATCAAAAGTAGATATGACAATTTTCTCCATAAGCCCTGCGTAGAATCACCCTCGTAGGGCCAAGGACGGGGCCAAATAATCCCCCATAAGGCTAGCAGGGTGGATCCTCGATTAGCTACGGGGCAGAGCCGAAGGTTGTTTTTGCCCCATGGAGACCCATGAGCCTTGAAATATTACTATAAGAATTTTCCCTTGGGAAGGGAAGGGATACATCCCCCAATTCTATATGGCCTCTCATTAACTTGCGACAATGGCGATAAATTTGTCTTGGGAGGCCCAAGAGTAGAGGCTCACGCCTTGTAAGCCGGAGGCTTGATGTGCATCTATGCAGGGTGCACGGAGATGGAGGCATGCCCCAATGACTTGCACCCGGTTCAGCTCAGCTCACATGTAAGTTGGAAGGGATCCCCAGATTCACAGTTATCACAACAGCTAATGCCTGCCTCGACATCGCTGAAGAAGTCGGCCAGCACGTGCCACCAGTCAAAGCCGCCGCCGAGTCTAACATCGCTAGAGGACGTCGTTAGGGAGGTGGAGGCATGCCCCAATGACTTGCACCCGGTTCGGCTCAGCTCACATGAAGCAAATGCACTGAGAACTGGTTTCAGAGATTACGGCAGAAATGATGGGAGGTGTTGCAGCAGCGATGACCCGCACCGCATGTTGTCTGTGTCTCTGAGACTCTGACTTCTCTATGCCGTGAGCTGACCTTGCTTTTCTCCATGATTTGCTCTTAGATTTGCACACTTTacatctcaaataaaaaaattggtttgattgccACAGCTAAGAACAAGAATTTTTAATAATACTATTtaattgaaaaattataaaaataataatcaaatccactaaattgcaagaatagatACCTATCAGCCTTTCGCGTGCCGACTTCCTAAGTGTCAGTGGGTCCAAGATCTATCAGTTTGTGAAGTACCAATAGGTCATGGGACTGACGAAATGGAGGTGTCATAGAAGCTTTTGGTGGACCGAGGAGACCTGTCGGCACTCGGAGTACCGACAGGGACCACGTAATGGCATGTTGGTACTCCGAGTGTTGATAGGTGTCAGCTCAGGCCAGAGTACCAACATACCTATTATTTGTATATGGCTGTTGATCGGTATAGGCGATTCGGGTATTACCAACACTTCCTCCTCCAGCGTTGACCTACGGACATTactcacttgtaagtattttttTGTTATATGTACTTTAATATTATGTTTTCAATTCTGTGATGGTAATTTTGTCTTGCAGATGACGAGAAAGAGTCAGGGCATCGCATACGATGCAACTTGGATGAGTAAGATGCAGTTATGGGTGAAACAGTGGGTAGAGGTGGCGACAAACGTACACGTCCCCAACTGCCCTTACGACCCTACGACAGAGGCCACATACCTACGCAGGTTCCACATGGCGACACGGGTTAGGTGCATCCTATGTCACCGGAGCCACTGCACTATGAGTCGGAGATCACTGACACTTTCACTACGAAGTCGGTGACAGCGTACCATGTCATGGTACGTGAGGCTTGTTATATTATAGTAACTTGCATTCTTATAGGTTAGAGTACCTATGTTTATATGTATTGATATGTGATTTTTTGCAATAATAACATCTAAAATCTTAGGTTAGAGTTTTTATCTACCAATATATCTTACATAATCTTATTAATATAATTCTTAAAATATAATCACATCATTTTATCACTACTAATCATACTGTGTAAATTAGAGAAGTTACCCATACCATTGGAACTATCGAACATGTCCAACTAGCATCACAAATTAATAGATCATTGCACAAATCATAGCACAAGCTTTAAAAAAATGCCGACAGTGTATCTTCTATCACAGTACGACCCACAATCATGTTCATGTTCACAGTACACGTACGTGTATAGGAAAAAATGGGCATGCACATGACGGCCAAATCAACTACAAatcatagcacaaagtatcccATCAATCTATCATCTACATCTCAGAGGAGCACAAGAAAACACGGAGGACAGGAGCTACTTTGCTGGGCGTGAGTGGTGCAGCGAAAATATTCCTattaatatataattataattttaatgattaataataatatagtcattaagactaacatgtttatcaagaatatatgttagtagatcttatgAATACAATGCATCAATAAGTCATTACAGCTGggataaaatttgattaaattagagaaatttcagagaattgatctcaccggatagttcgataTAGAAGAGTTTACACTTATTGGAGCATTGTATACAGAGGCATAtagtctcaccggatagtccggtgctctttgtattgaactcatcggagcacTTTTGATAAAGGGAAGAAGGCTGaggatctcaccggatagtccggtgatctgctcTGGAtagcaccgaagtatttcttgcagagaagaaataTAAGTGCAAAGACTAAAAATCAACCCGCCGGATGGTACGGtacttggtttgtgcacatcgGAGTATAGCaacagagcatttcttgtagagttGACTGCAAGTGCCAAAGAATGAAaaataactcactggatagtaaggtgatcacagagatgaatatatcggagcattttacatagagaagaaatGACGCGGtctgactcaagataactcaccggaaggtccggtgataaatTTAAAGGCACATCGAAATGTTCAATGGGGCACACAGGCTTTAAGTggagttctaatggctagtttctgagtttgtactcactgaATAATTAggtattagtactactattctcatcgaatcatccggtgttaacagtttttttaaGCCATtggaaaaatggctagttgacgggtttaaaactataaatactccactcagttatttgacgAGTGACATGCtactagagtctagagaaaacTCATATATACTTAATAAGACATCCAAGttaccaaagtgtttaaagtgatcatctaaggtgattaagcataatattagagagtgtttagtgcttataggcctagagtgagttgtaactAGGTGCTGCAGGTTAAAGAAGGGATAAGGAGTGATCTTAGCTTGTACCAGCATCTTAgatcttggtgactcaagcttgtcGACCCTCCGATTTAGTGTGAAGCGGTAATAAGGTACGTGTACAGGGACGCGGAGATCTTTgtattggtggctcaagctccgaagtgatcacgacgataagtgaccgaaagagaggctagtagtgataccttgccttggtgacttggtgcctcatcgtgcttgagatatTATTTTGGtgatttggtagctcaagagccgtgaccgaaagagtcgtgccgaccgggagcatatcctttgtggagctccaatgtggactatggctagcattcatgctatcgataccacgggataaaaatcccttgtgtcgagtttgtctctctaccttatttatgttttcacatttacatacttacaatttaccttactagagtaggttacaatcctcttaagcagtagagtagacatactagataaatctagagcacatttaaataaaaattgagtagatttatcttgcgaagtttttggagccaaatagtttctaagtgtcataattcaccccctcttaggacgtcattaTATTCtcacaattgatatcagagcctcgtgctcttgataggcttagcatcctagagttgtgacgtccgggatCGGGATGGATACACATATTGcttcacttttcgatggcataaatttcTCCTGTTGGAAAATTTTAATGACTTATTATTTACAAGCTaaatgcttagatgtttggagagtcactgaggaagggatgagaccttgcATCACCAATAAGaagagacaattagatgtattgacgaagagtatcattttatcatctttgaatattgatgtatttaatcgtgtttattctctcaccaatgcacatgatatttggactagtcttattgaaataaatgaaggcacaaagggtatgcgcaatgagaaatatcatgtactTGTTACAAAGCTCAATATCATCAAACAATTTGCcctaaaagtgctaatgacatgtactcacgtttgaatattcttattaaTGAGATAAATGAGCTAggtttgataccaattgatTATGATcaggtggtgagaagaatacttcaagctcttctttcgaAGTACAAGTTTATAGTCTCCATCATccacaataacaacaacaacatcaaaaagatgactccaagtcaagtgctcgataAGATCATCGTCCATAAGATGACCATAAATATGGGGATGGAAACATCTTATTCATCCGAtatcaagaaccttgctctcataagcaagcaagcgTCATGCCTAcatatgaaggcgaagatgaggaggcaaaagcaagagtcaagcttaagCGAAGATAATggagatgaagataaagataaagatgaagataaaAATGAAGCGAGCaataaagatgatgagaaaagcacatcaagtgatgaagaaatatatctcaaagtttccaagctcatctctcatgtgaagaagaacatcaaaaagatcaatgccaagattgatcaacAAATCTCTATAAAAGACTTGATCAAAACTATTGGCATCAAGAATGAGAATAAGACCAAGAGCAAAAGGGATACAAGGAGAAGAGTCAAAGTATTTGCAATTATGGGAAGATGGgtaagtgaagatgaagattcaagctcaagtgatgagagcttcaccacccACTACTCCAAGAGAAGttcttcctcaagatcatcatcatgcaagtcgtcatcacacaagtgccttataaccaaaggtatggatagcaatgtaattgatgatgaatccgatgaggattctccctcatATGATGAACTcatttatttgatcaatgagcaccAAATGCCctttagaaataatcaaaagagtttaagaaattcaatacacttaatggCATAATGCTacatttatttctaattatgaataattattgagcaaattcaatttgctaaacatgGACCATGATGAGTTTAAGGTAAAACTTTAGTGCATTGAATATCAATCTAAGACTCTTTTGGAGCAATATATCTCtctataattttaataataagatagatgcttccattttttgatgatttaattgatatatcatgctcaccctTTTTGCAATGacatatgtgttgagaatgttcttatagaaccatctaatgaactcattgcacaagaaaatgatgagctcaaataaGAAGtcaaaaaactcaagaaagacttagcaagattaaagtgaaagaaccatatccaacctcctgAAGATAATCATGcaatcatggtgaagaagcttgcagaaaggtccatcgtgacatgcttcaaatgttatCAAGAAAGCCATAAGTTATTTCAAtgtaagcaagtcaagaaggagactaagTAGAACAAGAAAGCAATAAACCTCTACAACAAGACcaccaacatctacaccaaacctaactataagaacaagatcaagagcaaccactacaaggtaaaaaaaggaaaatggtaAGGTAGTTTCACaaatggttgagagaaaggatcacgggtggaaccaacctatttgggtatCCAAATAAGTCATCACCAATAAGAAGGGGCCCAATCAGTTTAGaattcaaagaagacttgaagtccacaagTCAGCTCAGGGATTTGAAGATTTGGCTCATAAAATGAAGTGaatgttcaagcaaagaagccaaatgTATAAgattggatgctttgatgaagatcatggtcatcatatactcaaatccccatccaaaggtaataAGGTAACGAAGCTAGATGCAAAAAATTTCAATTGTTGTAGCACATTTGTCTTATCTAAGATTGCATATACATATTTCA includes:
- the LOC133885303 gene encoding protein NETWORKED 4B-like; this encodes MKRMHRMATRKSHSWWWDSHISPKNSKWLAENLEEMDKQVKEMLRLIEDEGDSFAKKAEMYYQRRPSLVTHVENFYRMYRALAERYDNVTGELRKNIPSSLQSQGSGMSETDSETQSTSPSPKPNMEQKTPKQKRKTRSAGFDVFLGSGGSSDISKKGSDGSSSSSDSESDVDEEREENGNGISFALNERIIELEEELQEAKQEFEALKEKNMCCQCEKLEESFKQVSSEKEDLVAALLANKNEVEGLKGDMASAAKHYEAQLAHRDHEIEKCKQELEQVSEKYSHEKSTLETEIRKLQEVVKKFEGDLAKVSQEKLKLEAQVMELERASYSLDDSSAEIVKLQEIIKDLQTRLENDSNQKRVLEERTMEFEQVRSQLEDSRAEVRKLQATIKNLKDDLEKALQAKSLLQDCVKDLEQATSDLNALVAYNQEKFSLEKSSLSAEILKLSEVENSLEGKLRSTEAQLEQLHAENAASLESEKQLSEVNQAVANLKTRLELLSSEKAAVDSRVSTLLIDVTTRDEKMKEMDNHLHQLHLENVNLIKGAEVGRKAVSDLRARVCKLEEEVERQKLMVSDSAEGKREAIRQLCFSLEHYRHGYRQLRQLLQVHKRQMVMAT